In Arthrobacter citreus, a single genomic region encodes these proteins:
- a CDS encoding DUF1861 family protein: MTFNQKQNAQNCEELILDFTTKKQPTNPEKIVFTGIGNHDVYNISAPFEDEGELVIAGRVESRDSEHSFVYFFVEKNGEWIPREGSLILELQDPFFTRIAGELVLGGVQIFPHPVNAGQLGWRTVFYKGDSIANLVEFAKGPDGMKDLRLVELKDKRIGVLTRPQGEKGGRGKIGWTTIQSLSDLTLDVINNAPLLETQFIDEQWGGANEAHLLSNGKIGVLGHIANFDGEGNRHYYPMVFCLDPESGAFSKMELIATRSHFLPGPSKRPDLIDVVFSGGLVRHANGTATLYAGISDADAQKITIVDPFLQYEQ; the protein is encoded by the coding sequence ATGACATTTAATCAGAAGCAAAATGCTCAAAATTGTGAAGAGTTAATTTTGGATTTCACAACGAAAAAGCAGCCAACTAATCCAGAAAAAATCGTTTTTACTGGTATTGGTAATCATGATGTTTACAATATTAGTGCTCCTTTTGAAGACGAAGGTGAACTAGTAATAGCAGGGAGAGTTGAATCTCGTGATAGTGAACATTCATTTGTTTATTTCTTCGTTGAAAAAAATGGTGAATGGATACCTAGAGAAGGGTCTCTTATTCTTGAATTACAAGATCCATTTTTTACGAGAATCGCTGGTGAATTAGTGCTTGGAGGCGTACAAATCTTTCCACATCCAGTAAACGCTGGGCAATTAGGTTGGAGAACCGTTTTTTATAAAGGTGATTCCATTGCAAATTTAGTGGAGTTTGCAAAAGGTCCAGATGGGATGAAAGACTTACGTCTAGTCGAGTTAAAAGATAAAAGGATAGGTGTATTAACTAGACCTCAAGGTGAAAAAGGTGGTAGAGGAAAAATTGGTTGGACAACAATTCAATCACTATCAGATTTAACTCTTGATGTGATTAATAACGCTCCATTACTTGAAACTCAATTTATTGATGAGCAGTGGGGCGGAGCGAATGAGGCCCATCTTTTATCAAATGGAAAGATTGGCGTGTTAGGTCATATTGCTAATTTTGATGGAGAGGGAAATCGTCATTACTATCCGATGGTATTTTGCCTTGATCCTGAATCAGGTGCATTTTCAAAGATGGAATTAATCGCGACAAGAAGTCACTTTTTACCTGGTCCATCGAAACGTCCTGACTTAATTGATGTTGTATTCAGCGGTGGATTAGTTCGTCATGCTAATGGCACAGCTACACTTTACGCTGGCATTAGTGATGCAGATGCTCAAAAAATTACGATAGTAGATCCGTTTTTACAATACGAACAATAA
- a CDS encoding glycosidase, whose translation MNVYRYEENPVVTPANVKPHRPDFEVIGAFNAGIAKYNDEIIMLLRVAERPISEDPNIIKSPVFNPTTNELEILEFNVNDPKYDFSDVRMICESGNQSFTYLTSLSYLRIARSKDGHQFTIDETPFVYPSNELETFGIEDPRITQIDDTYYIYFSAVSPVGVGESMVSTKDFVTVEHHGMIFAPENKDVLIFPEKINGKYYALHRPVPKSVGEPEIWIAESNNLLYWGNHKHLLGLREGMWDSARMGGGAVPFKTEKGWLELYHGATEDHRYCMGAVLLDLEDPTKIIARSNEPILQPEADYEVEGFFGNVVFSCGALVEGDVVKMFYGVADTSMACAELSLQEILDSLTYL comes from the coding sequence ATGAATGTATATAGATATGAGGAAAATCCAGTCGTAACACCTGCAAATGTAAAACCACATCGTCCTGACTTTGAAGTAATCGGTGCATTTAATGCAGGCATTGCAAAATATAATGATGAAATTATTATGCTTTTACGTGTCGCAGAACGTCCAATTAGTGAGGATCCAAATATTATCAAATCACCTGTTTTTAATCCAACTACAAATGAACTGGAAATTTTAGAGTTTAATGTCAATGACCCGAAATATGATTTTTCAGATGTACGTATGATTTGTGAAAGTGGAAATCAAAGCTTTACATATTTAACTTCACTATCGTATTTACGAATTGCTCGAAGCAAAGATGGCCATCAGTTTACAATCGATGAAACTCCATTTGTATACCCTTCAAATGAATTAGAAACATTCGGGATTGAAGATCCACGAATTACTCAAATTGACGATACATACTATATCTATTTTAGTGCTGTTTCACCTGTAGGTGTTGGTGAGTCAATGGTTTCAACGAAGGATTTTGTAACAGTTGAACATCATGGAATGATTTTTGCACCTGAAAATAAAGATGTATTAATCTTCCCAGAAAAAATTAATGGTAAATATTATGCACTTCACCGTCCTGTACCGAAAAGTGTAGGTGAACCTGAAATCTGGATTGCTGAATCTAATAATCTATTATATTGGGGCAATCATAAACATTTATTAGGTTTAAGAGAAGGAATGTGGGATAGTGCTCGAATGGGCGGAGGAGCTGTTCCGTTTAAAACAGAAAAAGGTTGGCTGGAGCTATATCATGGTGCAACTGAAGATCACCGTTATTGCATGGGTGCAGTTTTACTAGATTTAGAGGATCCAACTAAAATTATCGCTCGTTCAAACGAACCGATTCTTCAACCAGAAGCTGACTATGAAGTAGAAGGATTCTTTGGGAATGTAGTCTTTTCATGTGGGGCACTAGTTGAAGGTGATGTTGTAAAAATGTTCTACGGTGTGGCAGACACTTCAATGGCATGTGCTGAATTAAGCTTACAAGAAATACTAGATTCACTAACTTATTTATAA